The following DNA comes from Streptomyces sp. NBC_00273.
GACAACTCCGGAGAGGACTTCGGACGGCAGCTGACCAGCCTGCCGGGCTGGCGCGGGTTCGTCGACGCGTCCCTGGGCGAGCCCATGGCCCCGTTGACGAGGGCCGAGTACGACGCGCTGGAGGCGGAGGACCGGGACGCCTACGACGACGACCGGCTCGACCACCACGCCCGCCTTCAGGTCGTCGCCACCTCCACGGTCCGCAACACGGTGACCTGCGGCCGTCGGCTGGTCATCCTCAACCGCGGGGCCGTCAGTGCCCGCCGGGGCATGATTGTCTCCGGGCCCGCGAACACCGGCAAGACGATCGCGCTGACCCAGCTCGGCCTGGCACACGAACTGCAGGACCGCCGCCGGCACCTCGGCCAAGGCAACCGCATCCCGGTCATCTACATCACCGTCCCGCCGGCCGCGACACCACGCATGATCGCCGCCGAGTTCGCCCGCTTCCTGGGCCTGCCGGTCCTGCGGAGCTCGAACATCACCGACCTGACCGAGGCCGTCGTCGGCGTCTGCACCAAGGCCGGAACCGGCCTGATCCTGGTCGACGAGATCCACAACATCTCCCTGACCACCCGCCACGGAGCCGACGCCTCAGACACCCTGAAGTACTTCTCCGAGCGCATACCGGCGACCTTCGCCTACGCGGGCATCGACATCGAGGACGGCAGCCTTCTCTCGGGCACCCGCGGCGACCAGATCGCCGCCCGCTTCACCTCGATGGCCACCCACTCCTTCCCCTACAACGCCGAATGGAAGTCGCTGGTCGCGCAGATGGAGGCCAACCTCATCCTGCACGAGCA
Coding sequences within:
- a CDS encoding ATP-binding protein, which translates into the protein MTALLADNSGEDFGRQLTSLPGWRGFVDASLGEPMAPLTRAEYDALEAEDRDAYDDDRLDHHARLQVVATSTVRNTVTCGRRLVILNRGAVSARRGMIVSGPANTGKTIALTQLGLAHELQDRRRHLGQGNRIPVIYITVPPAATPRMIAAEFARFLGLPVLRSSNITDLTEAVVGVCTKAGTGLILVDEIHNISLTTRHGADASDTLKYFSERIPATFAYAGIDIEDGSLLSGTRGDQIAARFTSMATHSFPYNAEWKSLVAQMEANLILHEHQARTLTRLDRFLHTRTNGMIGTLSHQIRGAAVDAILSRTEKITKAALLAVDLDIASSRKRPAAAR